From Halobacillus sp. Marseille-Q1614, the proteins below share one genomic window:
- the xerC gene encoding tyrosine recombinase XerC, whose product MEDRQKSKQLFMEYLQIEKNASPLTVEQYSDEIENLFEFMNREGLDDIKEIDDSVIRIYLSGLYDQNLSRRSVSKRLSCLRSFYRFLERENIVKNNPFLRIHLPKQTHPIPQFFYEEELKKLFTVNDLATSLGQRNQAILEILYATGMRVSECVGLKLSDIDLSLTTVLVRGKGRKERYVPFGDFAKDALIRYLEDGRKVLQKKSGQETEIVFLNARGNGITARGVRNILNKMVDEAALTVNIHPHKLRHTFATHLINEGADLRSVQELLGHEHLASTQIYTHVTKDRLRNVYMSSHPRANKE is encoded by the coding sequence ATGGAAGACCGACAAAAGTCAAAGCAGCTTTTTATGGAATACTTACAGATTGAAAAAAATGCATCACCCCTAACGGTAGAACAATATAGCGATGAAATTGAAAATTTATTTGAATTCATGAACAGAGAGGGCCTTGACGATATTAAGGAGATTGACGATTCAGTCATCAGGATTTACTTATCAGGCCTTTACGATCAGAACTTATCGAGAAGGTCAGTCTCTAAGAGGCTTTCATGTCTCAGAAGCTTTTACCGTTTCTTAGAACGGGAAAACATCGTAAAAAATAACCCATTTTTACGAATCCACTTACCAAAACAAACCCATCCGATTCCCCAGTTCTTTTATGAAGAAGAACTGAAAAAGTTATTTACCGTAAACGACCTTGCGACATCGCTTGGGCAGAGAAATCAAGCGATTTTAGAAATCCTTTACGCCACAGGCATGCGTGTAAGTGAATGTGTAGGCCTGAAGCTCTCAGATATTGATTTATCATTGACAACGGTACTCGTACGAGGAAAAGGACGAAAAGAGCGCTATGTCCCGTTCGGTGATTTTGCGAAGGATGCCCTCATCCGTTATTTAGAAGACGGCCGCAAGGTACTGCAGAAGAAAAGCGGACAGGAAACAGAAATAGTTTTTCTTAATGCTAGAGGAAACGGGATAACAGCAAGAGGCGTGCGGAATATTTTAAACAAAATGGTGGATGAAGCTGCCCTGACCGTAAATATTCATCCTCACAAGCTTAGACATACCTTTGCTACACATTTAATTAATGAGGGAGCAGATTTACGCTCTGTACAAGAATTATTAGGGCACGAACATTTAGCTTCGACTCAGATTTATACACATGTCACAAAGGATCGGCTCAGAAATGTCTATATGAGCAGCCATCCCCGTGCCAATAAAGAATGA
- the hslV gene encoding ATP-dependent protease subunit HslV: MNQQFHATTIFAVQHNGLSAMSGDGQVTLGNQVVMKHKAVKVRRLFNDKVLAGFAGSVADAFTLFEKFEAKLEAFDGNLARASVELAKEWRSDQVLRKLEAMLIVMNRDKMFLVSGTGEVIEPDDGILSIGSGGNYALSAGRALKRYSPDKTAPEIAKAALEIAGEICVFTNNQITLEVLE, encoded by the coding sequence ATGAACCAGCAATTTCATGCGACAACTATTTTCGCCGTTCAGCACAATGGCCTTTCCGCGATGAGTGGAGACGGGCAGGTGACACTCGGCAATCAGGTAGTGATGAAGCATAAAGCTGTAAAAGTACGCCGGTTATTTAACGATAAAGTGTTAGCGGGCTTTGCCGGTTCCGTGGCTGATGCTTTTACACTGTTTGAAAAGTTTGAAGCGAAGCTCGAAGCTTTTGATGGCAACCTGGCGAGAGCATCGGTTGAATTAGCTAAGGAATGGCGAAGTGATCAGGTTTTGAGGAAACTTGAAGCCATGCTGATCGTTATGAATCGAGATAAAATGTTTTTAGTCTCTGGAACTGGGGAAGTAATAGAACCGGATGATGGTATTTTATCTATCGGCTCTGGCGGAAATTATGCACTAAGTGCCGGCCGGGCGTTAAAGCGGTATTCTCCAGACAAAACAGCTCCTGAGATCGCTAAAGCAGCCCTGGAAATTGCCGGGGAGATCTGCGTGTTTACGAATAACCAAATAACTTTAGAGGTACTTGAATGA